One part of the Tunicatimonas pelagia genome encodes these proteins:
- the greA gene encoding transcription elongation factor GreA → MAVSYYTKEGLQKLKDELNELKTKGRTDMAKQIAEARDKGDLSENAEYDAAKDAQGLLELKISKLEEVVGNARVIDESSIDTSKVSVLSTVKIKNKKNGATVAYTLVSEEEANLKANKISVKSPFGKGLLGKKVGEVAEVKAPAGTMEFEVLDISVSGM, encoded by the coding sequence ATGGCAGTATCATATTACACTAAAGAAGGACTGCAAAAGCTGAAAGATGAGCTAAACGAATTGAAAACCAAGGGGCGAACCGACATGGCCAAGCAGATTGCCGAAGCTCGCGACAAAGGTGACTTGAGCGAAAATGCTGAATACGACGCCGCTAAAGATGCTCAAGGCTTATTAGAGTTGAAAATATCGAAGTTAGAGGAAGTGGTAGGTAATGCTCGAGTTATTGATGAATCTTCTATTGACACATCTAAAGTTTCTGTGCTTTCTACCGTAAAAATTAAGAACAAGAAAAACGGGGCAACCGTGGCCTACACCCTGGTTTCGGAAGAAGAAGCGAATTTGAAAGCGAACAAAATATCGGTGAAATCGCCATTTGGTAAGGGGCTACTTGGCAAAAAAGTAGGTGAGGTGGCCGAAGTAAAAGCTCCCGCCGGCACGATGGAGTTTGAAGTACTGGATATTTCAGTGAGTGGAATGTAA
- a CDS encoding HIT family protein: MPSIFTKIINREIPGHIVAENDHAIAFLDIRPLTKGHTLIVPKQEVDYLFDLDDEAYTRLNLFAKQVAIGIKKVINCQRIATAVIGLEVPHAHIHLIPINSMSDANFSNPKLNLSDEEMAQVATDIRSAVN; encoded by the coding sequence ATGCCCAGCATCTTCACCAAAATTATTAATCGGGAAATTCCGGGCCATATTGTGGCTGAGAACGACCATGCTATTGCTTTTCTGGATATTCGTCCGCTCACTAAAGGCCACACCTTGATAGTGCCTAAGCAGGAAGTTGACTATCTCTTTGATCTGGACGATGAGGCGTACACGCGGCTTAATCTGTTTGCCAAGCAAGTGGCTATTGGAATTAAGAAAGTGATTAACTGCCAACGCATTGCTACCGCGGTTATTGGTCTGGAAGTACCCCACGCCCATATTCACCTTATTCCTATTAACAGCATGAGCGATGCTAACTTTAGCAATCCCAAGCTCAATCTAAGCGACGAGGAAATGGCTCAGGTGGCAACTGACATTCGCTCGGCGGTGAATTAG